One Candidatus Rokuibacteriota bacterium DNA window includes the following coding sequences:
- a CDS encoding response regulator transcription factor, with translation MPRILIVDDEPEMVRGLEDNLRFEGYGTLAATNGRDGLALALSEVPDLIVLDVMMPEMSGWDVLRALRQKRIDVPVIMLTARGEELDRVLGLELGADDYVTKPFALRELLARVRAVLRRPGPRQKFEEVAFGDVRLHLRARQVFKAGTEVRLTRKEFDLLRYLVEHRGEVLTRERLLDEVWGYEHFPTTRTVDTHILRLRQKFEQDPERPRYILTVHGQGYKFAGMDTPSATR, from the coding sequence GTGCCCCGGATCCTGATCGTGGACGACGAGCCCGAGATGGTGCGGGGGCTCGAGGACAACCTCCGCTTCGAGGGGTACGGGACGCTCGCGGCGACCAACGGCCGGGACGGGCTCGCGCTGGCGCTGAGCGAGGTGCCGGACCTGATCGTGCTCGACGTCATGATGCCGGAGATGAGCGGCTGGGACGTGCTCCGGGCCCTCCGTCAGAAGCGGATCGACGTCCCGGTGATCATGCTGACGGCGCGCGGCGAGGAGCTGGACCGGGTCCTCGGGCTCGAGCTGGGCGCCGACGACTACGTGACGAAGCCGTTCGCGCTCCGCGAGCTGCTGGCGCGGGTACGGGCCGTGCTCCGCCGGCCGGGCCCCCGGCAGAAGTTCGAGGAGGTGGCCTTCGGCGACGTCCGCCTCCACCTCCGGGCGCGGCAGGTCTTCAAGGCGGGCACGGAGGTCCGGCTGACCCGCAAGGAGTTCGACCTGCTCCGCTACCTGGTCGAGCACCGCGGCGAGGTCCTGACCCGCGAGCGCCTCCTGGACGAGGTCTGGGGCTACGAGCACTTTCCCACGACGCGCACCGTGGACACCCACATCCTCCGGCTCCGGCAGAAGTTCGAGCAGGACCCCGAGCGCCCGCGCTACATCCTGACCGTCCACGGCCAGGGGTACAAGTTCGCGGGGATGGACACGCCCTCCGCCACCCGCTGA